In the genome of Gloeotrichia echinulata CP02, one region contains:
- a CDS encoding S-(hydroxymethyl)glutathione dehydrogenase/class III alcohol dehydrogenase yields the protein MEIKAAVAYEVGKPLTIEKVQLSKPQAGEVLVEIKASGICHTDAYTLSGADPEGLFPAILGHEGAGVVVEVGAGVTSVKPGDHVIPLYTPECRQCEYCLSLKTNLCQAIRPTQGRGVMPDGTSRFSLDGQMIHHYMGTSTFANYTVLPEIAVAKIREDAPFDKVCYIGCGVTTGIGAVIYTAKVEPGAKVIVFGLGGIGLNVIQGARMVGADMIVGVDINPNKRTLAEKFGMTHFVNPQEVEGDLVAYLVNLTKGGADYTFECIGNVNVMRQALECCHKGWGVSVIIGVAGAGQEIRTRPFQLVTGRVWKGSAFGGARGRTDVPKIVDWYMEGKINIDDLITHVMPIEQINDAFDLMHKGESIRSVVTF from the coding sequence TTGGAAATTAAAGCAGCGGTGGCTTATGAAGTGGGTAAGCCGTTGACGATAGAAAAAGTTCAACTATCCAAACCACAAGCTGGGGAAGTATTAGTTGAGATCAAAGCGAGTGGGATTTGTCATACCGACGCTTACACCCTTTCTGGCGCCGATCCTGAAGGTTTGTTCCCTGCGATTTTAGGACATGAAGGCGCTGGTGTGGTGGTTGAGGTGGGTGCTGGTGTCACCAGTGTCAAACCAGGCGATCATGTAATTCCCTTATATACCCCAGAATGTCGCCAGTGTGAATATTGTCTGAGCTTAAAAACGAATCTTTGTCAAGCAATTCGCCCGACTCAAGGACGGGGTGTGATGCCTGATGGTACAAGTCGCTTTAGTCTTGATGGACAGATGATTCATCACTACATGGGAACTTCTACCTTTGCCAATTATACAGTCCTACCGGAAATTGCCGTGGCAAAAATTCGCGAAGATGCCCCTTTTGATAAGGTTTGTTACATTGGCTGCGGTGTGACAACGGGTATTGGTGCGGTGATCTATACAGCCAAAGTCGAACCAGGGGCAAAAGTCATAGTTTTTGGCTTGGGCGGTATTGGGTTAAATGTCATCCAAGGAGCGCGAATGGTAGGCGCCGATATGATTGTCGGGGTAGATATTAATCCCAACAAACGCACTTTGGCAGAAAAGTTTGGGATGACACACTTTGTCAATCCCCAAGAAGTCGAGGGTGATTTAGTTGCTTATTTGGTAAATTTAACCAAAGGCGGTGCTGATTACACCTTTGAATGTATCGGGAATGTAAATGTGATGCGTCAAGCCTTAGAATGTTGTCACAAAGGTTGGGGCGTCAGCGTGATTATCGGTGTGGCTGGTGCTGGACAGGAAATCAGGACTCGTCCTTTTCAACTGGTAACTGGGCGGGTGTGGAAAGGTTCCGCCTTTGGGGGCGCCAGGGGGCGTACTGATGTACCGAAAATTGTTGATTGGTATATGGAAGGGAAGATAAATATTGATGATTTGATTACCCATGTGATGCCAATTGAGCAAATCAATGATGCTTTTGATTTGATGCATAAAGGGGAATCAATTCGCAGTGTAGTGACATTCTAG
- a CDS encoding type 1 glutamine amidotransferase: MSSQQLEITIGWLYPTLMSTYGDRGNVITIQRRAEWRGYDVKVLPLDQNATADDIKSVDVIVGGGAQDRQQEIVMRDLQGAKADAMRDKIENGTPGVFTCGSPQLLGHYYEPGLGQRIQGLGILDLVSIHPGENTKRCIGNLVIEVTASRLAQDLKAMTGNTPYLVGFENHGGRTKLGKVEALGRVVYGLGNNGEDGTEGAFYQNAIATYSHGPLLPKNPFVADWLIQTALRLKYQQPITLSPLEDSLALQAREAMFKKLKLNLLTSSHH, encoded by the coding sequence ATGAGTTCTCAACAATTGGAAATCACAATTGGTTGGCTATATCCGACCCTGATGAGTACCTATGGCGATCGCGGCAATGTGATTACTATACAACGTCGCGCTGAGTGGCGCGGATATGATGTCAAGGTATTACCCCTAGATCAAAACGCCACAGCCGATGATATTAAATCGGTAGATGTAATTGTTGGTGGTGGCGCACAAGACCGTCAGCAAGAAATTGTCATGCGCGATTTGCAAGGCGCCAAAGCCGACGCCATGCGCGATAAAATTGAAAATGGGACACCAGGTGTTTTTACCTGTGGTTCACCCCAATTGCTAGGACATTATTATGAACCAGGATTAGGACAACGAATTCAAGGCTTAGGAATACTTGATTTGGTCTCGATCCATCCAGGTGAAAATACTAAGCGCTGTATAGGTAACTTAGTCATAGAAGTCACAGCATCTCGCCTAGCCCAAGATTTAAAAGCAATGACAGGTAACACACCCTATTTAGTTGGCTTTGAAAATCACGGCGGACGTACTAAGCTAGGTAAGGTAGAAGCTTTAGGGCGTGTGGTTTATGGCTTAGGCAATAATGGTGAAGATGGTACAGAAGGCGCATTTTATCAGAATGCCATAGCCACCTATTCCCACGGTCCCCTGTTACCGAAAAATCCCTTTGTAGCTGACTGGTTAATTCAAACAGCCTTGCGGTTAAAGTATCAGCAGCCGATTACGCTGTCTCCGTTAGAAGATAGCCTAGCTTTACAGGCGCGGGAAGCGATGTTCAAGAAATTGAAGCTGAATTTGTTGACATCCTCCCACCACTAA
- a CDS encoding Mur ligase family protein, which translates to MGNKIQLIDRLRLGFAVSVAKNVTLIVRSLGLGAASVLPGSIARRIEPRLLQLLSQQVKNGVIIIAGTNGKTTTSLLLKTMLERQGYRIAHNSTGANLENGLMTALLENTNLVGTLAADYAILEVDENIVPKVLAPLQPRIILCLNLFRDQLDRYGEVDTISKRWTKVISTLPKETVVIPNADDPTLSHLGQQLPQRVLFFGLNEPEQYLEAIPHAVDSIYCPRCGHSLDYQGVYLSHLGDFTCPSCGFTKSKPALESSEWPQILVGLYNKYNTLAAATAAIELGVDEASIRDTVSNFQAAFGRAEDLNIDGKKVRILLSKNPVGTNETIRVVTQSADKTTLLVLNDRTPDGTDVSWIWDVDTEKLVERGGTLVVSGDRVYDMALRLRYSEKAADSKLNLIVEEDLRQAIATALEHTPDNETLHILPTYSAMLEVREVLTGRKIL; encoded by the coding sequence GTGGGAAACAAAATACAATTGATAGATAGGCTGCGACTGGGTTTCGCGGTGTCAGTGGCAAAAAATGTAACGTTGATCGTGCGATCGCTCGGTCTTGGCGCTGCTAGTGTATTACCAGGCTCGATTGCTCGTCGTATCGAACCTAGACTACTGCAATTATTGAGTCAGCAGGTAAAAAACGGGGTAATTATCATTGCTGGGACTAATGGTAAAACCACTACCTCACTGCTGTTAAAGACGATGCTAGAACGCCAAGGATACCGCATCGCGCATAATTCTACAGGTGCCAATCTAGAAAATGGCTTGATGACGGCGCTGCTAGAAAACACCAATTTGGTGGGCACGCTGGCTGCAGATTATGCCATTTTAGAAGTGGACGAGAATATTGTACCAAAGGTATTAGCACCACTACAACCGCGCATCATCCTTTGTTTAAACTTGTTCCGCGACCAACTTGATAGGTACGGGGAAGTAGACACAATTAGTAAACGGTGGACCAAGGTAATCTCGACCCTACCAAAGGAAACCGTAGTGATTCCCAATGCTGATGACCCAACTTTATCTCATCTCGGTCAGCAGTTACCCCAGCGGGTGTTATTCTTTGGCTTGAATGAACCAGAACAATATTTAGAAGCCATTCCTCACGCTGTGGATTCTATATATTGTCCTAGATGCGGACATTCCCTAGATTATCAAGGTGTTTACTTGTCCCATTTGGGAGATTTCACCTGTCCTAGTTGCGGCTTTACTAAAAGTAAACCAGCACTGGAAAGCAGCGAATGGCCACAAATTCTCGTGGGTTTGTACAACAAATATAATACTTTAGCAGCCGCTACTGCAGCCATTGAGTTGGGAGTAGATGAGGCGAGTATTAGGGATACTGTTAGTAACTTCCAAGCTGCTTTTGGTCGCGCCGAAGATTTAAATATTGACGGTAAAAAGGTGAGAATTTTATTATCAAAAAATCCCGTGGGGACGAATGAAACCATTCGGGTAGTGACTCAAAGCGCCGACAAAACCACATTGCTGGTGTTGAACGATCGCACACCCGACGGCACAGATGTATCCTGGATTTGGGATGTGGATACAGAGAAATTAGTCGAACGGGGAGGAACATTAGTAGTTAGCGGCGATCGCGTCTATGATATGGCACTACGCCTGCGTTATAGCGAAAAAGCCGCCGACTCGAAATTAAACTTAATTGTAGAAGAAGATTTACGGCAGGCGATCGCCACTGCATTAGAGCATACACCAGACAATGAAACCTTACATATTCTGCCTACTTATTCAGCCATGCTAGAAGTCCGAGAGGTCTTAACTGGTCGGAAAATCCTTTAA
- a CDS encoding thylakoid membrane photosystem I accumulation factor, whose translation MKSIKFLFLQKKADWRRLVSKALVLLACLFIINIPAALAGIKDDNYDGNMFVVYAGNGSLVPPRQTLAQSLAEHRPIFLAFYVDDSSDCKEYAISISRVQEFYGRAAEIIAINVDTIPDQQTYQPTEPGYYYSGELPQVVVFNPSGQVVLNQKGQVPFEAIDDKFREIFDLVPRTESTTLKRRAFNEFSSELSK comes from the coding sequence ATGAAAAGCATAAAGTTTCTGTTTTTACAAAAAAAAGCTGACTGGCGACGGTTAGTATCAAAAGCATTGGTGCTGCTTGCTTGTCTGTTCATTATAAATATCCCAGCGGCATTAGCTGGTATTAAAGATGACAATTATGACGGCAACATGTTTGTGGTTTATGCTGGTAATGGTTCACTAGTTCCACCCAGACAGACACTGGCACAGTCTTTAGCGGAACATAGACCTATATTTTTGGCTTTCTATGTAGATGACAGCAGCGACTGTAAGGAATATGCCATTTCAATTTCACGGGTACAGGAATTCTATGGTCGCGCAGCCGAAATTATTGCCATCAATGTAGATACTATCCCAGACCAACAGACCTATCAACCCACAGAACCAGGATATTACTATTCTGGGGAGCTTCCCCAAGTTGTAGTGTTTAATCCCTCTGGTCAGGTAGTCTTGAATCAGAAGGGTCAAGTACCTTTTGAGGCCATAGACGATAAGTTTCGCGAAATATTCGATTTAGTACCACGAACCGAATCAACGACATTAAAGCGACGAGCCTTCAATGAGTTCAGCAGCGAACTGAGTAAGTGA
- a CDS encoding DUF6717 family protein, translating to MANSLMVIFPYRLNQIWVFDDERRGLVQKPFLQGIPDMIEIMVQDIANVDEGFKLFFSPTPFPGYQIELLWLRVENNSHWYYWSKRKLECWLCPAFLAYFIEPPNKIYFKAESFYL from the coding sequence ATGGCTAACTCTCTAATGGTGATCTTCCCATATCGGCTAAATCAAATTTGGGTATTTGACGATGAGCGAAGGGGACTAGTTCAAAAACCTTTTCTCCAGGGTATACCTGACATGATTGAGATTATGGTTCAAGACATAGCTAATGTTGATGAAGGTTTTAAACTTTTTTTTTCTCCAACTCCTTTTCCTGGATATCAGATAGAACTACTTTGGCTACGAGTAGAAAATAACAGTCATTGGTATTACTGGAGTAAAAGAAAATTAGAATGCTGGTTATGTCCAGCATTTTTAGCTTACTTCATTGAGCCACCAAATAAAATTTATTTCAAAGCTGAAAGCTTTTATTTGTAA
- a CDS encoding DUF423 domain-containing protein, protein MTQIFVSVAAFLGGLSVAAGAFGSHALREKVSERSLEIFETGARYQMYHALALLLIALLLSRAESPQPLLIASGWLFIIGIVIFSGSLYALSLTGIKVLGAITPIGGVAFIAGWGMLAVAGWSLKF, encoded by the coding sequence ATGACGCAGATTTTTGTGAGTGTAGCAGCCTTTTTAGGCGGTTTGTCTGTTGCTGCTGGTGCATTTGGTTCTCATGCTTTAAGGGAAAAAGTTAGTGAGCGATCGCTCGAAATCTTTGAAACCGGCGCTCGTTACCAAATGTACCACGCTCTAGCACTTTTACTAATCGCACTACTGCTAAGTCGCGCCGAATCTCCTCAGCCCCTCCTCATAGCTAGTGGATGGCTGTTTATCATTGGTATCGTTATTTTTTCAGGAAGTTTATACGCTCTGAGCTTAACTGGAATTAAAGTCTTGGGAGCAATTACCCCAATAGGAGGAGTAGCCTTTATTGCGGGTTGGGGTATGTTGGCTGTTGCAGGTTGGAGTTTGAAATTTTAA
- the bchM gene encoding magnesium protoporphyrin IX methyltransferase, translating to MNAADDKTIVREYFNSTGFDRWKRIYGDGEVNKVQLDIRNGHQQTVDTVIAWLKADNNLAELSICDAGCGVGSLSIPLATDGAKVYASDISEKMVSEAKDRALQALGNAENPTFAVQDLESLTGNYHTVICLDVLIHYPQEKADEMISHLCSLAQSRLILSFAPKTCALSILKKIGSFFPGPSKATRAYLHREADVVKILESNGFSVQRQSMTRTRFYFSRILEVTRT from the coding sequence ATGAACGCAGCCGACGATAAAACGATTGTTCGTGAGTATTTCAATTCCACAGGGTTTGACCGATGGAAGCGGATATACGGCGATGGTGAAGTCAACAAAGTCCAGTTGGACATCCGCAACGGACATCAGCAAACCGTGGATACAGTAATCGCCTGGCTGAAAGCTGATAACAATTTGGCAGAGTTATCAATCTGTGATGCTGGTTGTGGTGTGGGTAGTCTCAGCATCCCTCTAGCGACAGATGGCGCGAAAGTCTATGCTAGCGATATTTCGGAAAAAATGGTGTCAGAAGCCAAGGATAGAGCCTTACAAGCCTTGGGAAACGCCGAAAATCCCACATTCGCTGTGCAGGATTTGGAATCATTAACTGGTAATTACCACACCGTCATTTGTCTCGATGTTCTCATCCACTACCCCCAAGAAAAAGCAGATGAGATGATTTCTCATCTGTGTTCTTTAGCACAGTCACGGCTAATTCTCAGTTTTGCCCCCAAGACCTGCGCTCTGAGTATACTCAAAAAAATTGGCAGTTTCTTTCCAGGACCTAGTAAAGCCACTCGCGCCTATTTACACCGTGAGGCTGATGTGGTCAAAATCCTCGAAAGTAACGGCTTTTCTGTGCAACGTCAGTCCATGACTCGCACTCGCTTCTACTTTTCCCGCATCTTGGAAGTTACACGCACTTAA
- the hetF gene encoding cell division protein HetF, with the protein MTQEFHISVTPVGQDDYLVRTEQVAPGVPLAEELVRWPVADWLTAAGHLMNDPLKSVLQGDVIARNSVNLVALGQQFYNALFQGTLRDSWITAQGIAQNHQQVLRLRLGLKDTRLARLPWEVMHAGDRPLATGPYIAFSRYQSGVLAGSRLLSAKIPKPPGEGGVKVLMVIASPTDQVRLELLTQEAVNLQAELQRPISRPGENGNSLPEIELTLLDQPGREELTQALEQGRYHVLHYSGHSNLGMNGGEIYLVSSRTGLTETLSGDDLAGLLVNNNIQMAVFNSCLGAYRASSDAGGETGERNLTESLVKRGIRSVLAMSERIPDEVALTLTQLFYRNLNQGYPVDLCVSRVRQGLISAYGSHHMYWALPILYLQPEFDGFLTPEVPGTAELLQGYNSPVRATPSVSYSGVAEETEIPLAIEEMIPSGLSRDSSGLDWLGEDTWGDISDEIEYDDSNYAEDSALVSDLFRQLDAQQLASEQGLLTAELVQQVTENSQKTKQVTGEIAAYDQQASLWEEVPGTTQPAGNFPGNWENSPINSSQAVLSKPLNLRQLLPIIAFIGGSAIALLIGFGWWWQNRPISSLPDIPPIPSSSPIQPTTPIDLKTANTGIVTATATEKLSQGDIEGGLLAVEELLNRGVLPSAQAALNLIPPKQADSPAVNFFKGRLAWQSVQIGDKKYSIDDARRYWESAVRSQPDSFVYNNALGFAYYAENNLNRANDSWFNALNLALKQQNTVAATKSLPTKGGVPKDALTSYAGLALGLYKSAYNQPIAKQSQYINEAIKLRQVVLQHDPINFQIDKLGNNWLWTENAITDWRSLQQEKAKVR; encoded by the coding sequence GTGACCCAGGAATTTCACATTTCCGTAACCCCAGTAGGGCAAGATGACTACTTGGTACGGACGGAACAAGTCGCGCCTGGGGTGCCATTGGCAGAAGAACTGGTGAGATGGCCTGTAGCTGATTGGTTGACGGCGGCGGGGCATTTGATGAATGACCCTTTAAAATCGGTGTTGCAGGGTGATGTGATTGCTAGAAACTCTGTCAACTTGGTGGCTTTGGGTCAGCAATTTTATAACGCTCTGTTTCAAGGCACTCTCAGAGATAGTTGGATTACCGCGCAAGGTATTGCCCAGAATCACCAGCAGGTGTTGCGCTTACGTTTGGGGCTAAAAGATACAAGGTTAGCTCGTTTGCCTTGGGAAGTAATGCACGCTGGGGATCGTCCCTTAGCGACGGGTCCCTATATTGCTTTTTCTCGCTACCAAAGTGGGGTTTTGGCGGGATCTCGGTTGCTATCGGCAAAAATCCCTAAACCACCAGGTGAAGGTGGTGTAAAAGTATTGATGGTGATTGCGTCCCCTACAGATCAAGTCCGGCTCGAATTGCTCACGCAGGAAGCTGTCAATCTCCAAGCTGAACTGCAACGTCCTATATCACGACCGGGTGAAAATGGCAATTCTCTGCCAGAGATTGAACTAACCCTGCTAGACCAACCAGGGCGGGAAGAATTGACGCAAGCCTTAGAACAAGGAAGATATCATGTTCTGCACTACTCCGGTCATAGTAATTTAGGGATGAACGGTGGTGAAATTTATCTTGTTAGTAGCAGAACTGGCTTAACGGAGACCCTAAGTGGTGACGATTTGGCGGGTTTACTTGTCAATAATAATATTCAAATGGCTGTGTTTAACTCCTGCTTGGGGGCTTACAGGGCTAGCTCCGATGCGGGGGGAGAAACAGGGGAACGTAACCTGACAGAAAGCCTAGTCAAGCGCGGAATCAGGAGTGTGTTAGCAATGTCGGAACGCATTCCCGATGAAGTGGCGCTGACGTTAACACAATTGTTTTACCGCAACTTGAATCAGGGATATCCTGTAGATTTATGCGTGAGTCGGGTACGTCAGGGATTAATTTCTGCTTATGGTTCTCACCATATGTACTGGGCGTTACCGATTTTGTATCTGCAACCGGAATTTGACGGTTTTCTCACCCCGGAAGTTCCTGGGACTGCGGAGCTACTTCAGGGCTATAATTCTCCTGTAAGGGCAACTCCAAGTGTAAGTTACTCTGGTGTCGCTGAGGAGACGGAGATACCTTTAGCTATCGAGGAAATGATTCCCTCTGGTTTGTCACGGGATTCTTCTGGGCTAGACTGGCTAGGTGAAGATACTTGGGGTGATATCTCTGATGAAATTGAGTATGATGACTCAAACTATGCTGAAGATTCGGCTCTTGTTTCGGATCTGTTTCGTCAGCTAGATGCTCAACAGTTAGCATCTGAGCAGGGGCTGTTAACAGCGGAACTTGTGCAACAGGTTACAGAAAATAGTCAAAAGACAAAACAAGTTACTGGCGAGATAGCTGCTTATGATCAGCAAGCAAGCTTGTGGGAAGAAGTCCCAGGGACAACTCAACCTGCTGGTAATTTTCCTGGAAATTGGGAAAATTCCCCCATCAATTCATCACAAGCAGTACTATCGAAACCACTCAATTTACGCCAGCTTTTGCCGATTATCGCCTTTATTGGAGGGAGTGCGATCGCTCTTTTGATTGGTTTTGGTTGGTGGTGGCAAAATCGACCGATTTCAAGTTTACCTGATATCCCGCCCATTCCTTCGTCGTCTCCAATACAGCCCACAACTCCAATTGATTTAAAGACGGCTAACACCGGAATTGTCACCGCTACCGCTACAGAAAAATTAAGCCAAGGTGACATAGAAGGTGGTCTTTTGGCTGTAGAAGAACTACTTAACCGTGGTGTACTTCCATCGGCTCAAGCTGCGCTGAATCTGATTCCCCCAAAACAAGCTGATAGTCCCGCTGTCAACTTTTTTAAGGGGCGATTAGCTTGGCAATCTGTGCAGATTGGTGATAAAAAATATAGCATTGATGATGCTCGTCGCTACTGGGAAAGTGCTGTGAGATCTCAACCGGATTCGTTTGTGTATAACAACGCTTTGGGTTTTGCTTATTACGCAGAAAACAATCTGAACCGAGCTAATGATTCTTGGTTTAATGCGTTGAATTTAGCCCTCAAACAGCAGAATACGGTCGCTGCTACTAAATCACTCCCTACTAAGGGAGGAGTGCCCAAAGATGCTTTAACTTCTTATGCGGGGTTAGCTCTGGGACTGTATAAATCTGCATATAATCAACCGATTGCTAAACAGTCTCAATATATTAACGAAGCGATTAAATTGCGCCAAGTGGTGCTACAACATGATCCGATAAATTTTCAAATCGATAAATTGGGTAATAATTGGCTGTGGACAGAAAACGCAATTACGGATTGGCGATCGCTCCAGCAGGAAAAGGCTAAGGTAAGATAG
- a CDS encoding S8 family peptidase, whose product MKKLILFCLFIIGLGAAAVAYLNFQGLAAKGDFETILLDFRENIPAQVIQQDLQAIAQQYKVTPELDNKFSALDNVYIIKGDRQRLKELQKSPFQSATEFIEPNYIYKTVPVGTPSWLADFLRPQDDDEPSTSLIGPNDEYYSKQWNLHNIGVEGAWTQTKGSGVTVAVIDSGITRVRDLYETKFVKGYDFVNDREDAKDDNGHGTHVAGTIAQATNNKYGVAGIAYEANLMPLKVLNAFGAGTVADIAEAIKFAADKGADVINMSLGGGGESQLLKQAIDYAHKKGVVIIAAAGNENENGSSYPARYPHVIGVSAFGADGEKAPYSNFGAGVDISAPGGSDAGTILQETINEQGEGVFLGLQGTSMASPHVAGVAALIKAKGIKDPEEVLKVLKQSARVIQDDGLNYYGAGKLNAEAAVKLATQGQISFTDFFRWLRDNGYLNPGFWIDGGAIALIPKILMVVGSYLLAWFLRVYFPFTWSWSLSSGLIAGSSGLFFLKGIYIFDLPQWPLRLLGSSIPELGNSLQGTHALNPLFASVLIPIILMGLLLGHPNWKWFAIGSTLGIAASLTVTGIYDPAVWGLGSGNLARIFLIANALLCYGLVRLALKNEQQTA is encoded by the coding sequence ATGAAAAAACTTATATTATTTTGCTTGTTTATCATTGGGTTAGGAGCAGCTGCGGTGGCTTACCTGAATTTTCAGGGACTGGCAGCTAAAGGTGATTTTGAGACGATTTTGCTAGATTTCCGCGAAAATATTCCCGCACAGGTCATACAACAGGATTTGCAAGCGATCGCCCAACAATACAAGGTTACACCCGAACTAGATAATAAATTTTCGGCGCTGGATAATGTCTATATTATCAAAGGCGATCGCCAACGACTCAAAGAGCTACAAAAGTCTCCTTTTCAGTCAGCGACGGAATTTATCGAACCAAATTATATCTACAAGACAGTTCCCGTAGGTACACCTTCTTGGTTGGCAGACTTTTTACGCCCCCAAGATGATGACGAGCCAAGTACCTCCTTAATTGGTCCTAATGACGAATATTACAGCAAGCAGTGGAACTTGCACAACATCGGTGTTGAAGGTGCATGGACTCAAACCAAGGGTAGCGGCGTGACAGTTGCGGTAATTGACTCCGGTATTACTCGTGTCCGCGACTTGTATGAGACGAAATTCGTCAAAGGCTACGATTTTGTTAACGACCGCGAAGACGCCAAGGATGATAACGGACACGGTACCCATGTTGCCGGTACTATTGCCCAAGCCACTAATAACAAATATGGCGTGGCTGGAATCGCCTACGAAGCCAATCTGATGCCGTTGAAGGTACTGAATGCCTTTGGCGCTGGTACAGTGGCCGATATTGCCGAAGCGATAAAATTTGCCGCCGATAAAGGCGCAGATGTAATTAACATGAGCTTGGGTGGTGGCGGAGAAAGTCAATTGTTGAAGCAAGCAATTGATTATGCCCACAAAAAAGGTGTAGTCATTATTGCCGCCGCTGGCAATGAAAATGAAAATGGATCTAGCTATCCAGCCCGCTATCCCCATGTGATCGGCGTTTCAGCATTCGGTGCTGATGGAGAAAAAGCCCCATACTCTAACTTTGGTGCTGGGGTGGATATCTCAGCCCCTGGTGGTAGTGATGCTGGTACGATTCTGCAAGAAACGATCAACGAACAGGGCGAAGGCGTCTTTCTTGGCTTACAGGGTACAAGTATGGCTTCGCCCCATGTCGCAGGGGTTGCAGCCTTAATCAAAGCTAAGGGAATTAAAGATCCAGAGGAAGTGTTAAAAGTCCTCAAACAATCAGCACGAGTTATCCAGGATGATGGTTTAAATTATTACGGTGCAGGAAAACTCAACGCCGAAGCCGCAGTCAAACTAGCCACCCAGGGACAAATCAGTTTTACAGATTTCTTCCGCTGGCTACGGGATAACGGCTATCTCAACCCCGGCTTTTGGATTGATGGCGGTGCTATAGCCCTAATACCCAAAATTTTAATGGTAGTTGGTTCCTATCTATTAGCTTGGTTTTTACGGGTTTACTTCCCCTTCACTTGGAGTTGGTCTTTATCCAGTGGCTTAATCGCCGGCAGTTCTGGGTTATTCTTCCTCAAGGGAATTTATATCTTTGACCTTCCCCAGTGGCCTCTCCGGCTTTTAGGCAGTTCAATACCCGAACTTGGCAACAGCCTTCAAGGAACCCATGCTTTAAATCCCCTATTTGCCAGTGTACTGATTCCCATTATTTTAATGGGATTGCTACTAGGACATCCTAACTGGAAATGGTTTGCAATTGGTTCAACCCTAGGCATAGCCGCCAGCTTAACAGTCACTGGGATTTACGACCCAGCCGTTTGGGGATTAGGAAGCGGTAACTTGGCGCGGATCTTCCTCATTGCCAATGCCCTACTCTGTTATGGACTAGTTCGTTTAGCATTGAAAAACGAACAGCAAACAGCATAA